In Aegilops tauschii subsp. strangulata cultivar AL8/78 chromosome 3, Aet v6.0, whole genome shotgun sequence, one genomic interval encodes:
- the LOC109747960 gene encoding probable NADPH:quinone oxidoreductase 1, with protein MEAMASSSSAAKPKPSTTLRVAAFSGSLRKGSWHGGLIRAAEELCEESIPGLQIDHVDISGLPMSNPDLETDDGDGFPPDVEAFRDRVRAADCFLFASPEYNYSVTATLKNALDWASRGTHKCWADKAAAIVSAGGSCGGGRAAFHLRQIGVFLDIHFINKPELQVRAYEDPPKFDADGNLVDAETRERLKQVLLSLQAFALRLQH; from the coding sequence ATGGAAGCCATGGCGTCATCGTCGTCGGCGGCTAAGCCTAAGCCCAGCACCACCCTCCGCGTGGCCGCCTTCAGCGGCTCCCTCCGCAAGGGCTCGTGGCACGGCGGCCTCATCCGCGCGGCCGAGGAGCTGTGCGAGGAGTCCATCCCGGGGCTGCAAATCGACCACGTCGACATCTCCGGCCTGCCCATGTCCAACCCGGACCTGGAGACGGACGACGGCGACGGCTTCCCGCCGGACGTCGAGGCGTTCCGGGACAGGGTCCGCGCCGCCGACTGCTTTCTCTTCGCCTCGCCCGAGTACAACTACTCCGTGACCGCCACGCTGAAGAACGCGCTGGACTGGGCGTCGAGGGGCACGCACAAGTGCTGGGCGGACAAGGCCGCGGCCATCGTCTCCGCGGGCGGCAGCTGCGGCGGGGGCAGGGCGGCGTTCCACCTCCGCCAGATCGGGGTGTTCCTCGACATCCACTTCATCAACAAGCCGGAGCTCCAGGTCAGGGCGTACGAGGACCCGCCCAAGTTTGACGCCGACGGGAACCTCGTCGACGCCGAGACGAGGGAGCGGCTCAAGCAGGTGCTCCTCTCGCTGCAGGCCTTCGCGCTCCGGCTCCAGCACTAA